One Arthrobacter sp. StoSoilB19 DNA window includes the following coding sequences:
- a CDS encoding RDD family protein, translating to MAVNLQLVPAAAGKRLGAAVIDWLPGVAVLVVTFAIGFAGITRTRSGGFIVYDTSSLVLFGGIGLGLTLGYLFVVLGLEARTGKTPGNLLMGIRSADQDGYAPGAGAVFLRGLITGAGILLAVLAAVLVVVFKWFDAAVPILGPLLLVGGAWAVLVVVSSRWDRDGGLRGWNDTAAKTLVFDVKAGRDPITTGGIQGPYSFAPLDLPPVQQVLSPMAGANVAQTPVHPAPGHPAPGHPAPVHAAPVHPAPHAPLQTPAAQPPAPAPQAPSPSAALPSQTLPYSPPASFAPPPAAGHRMPPPHVDDDVERTQVRPGTGGPAPVAVLRIRLDDGRDFQLDRSVLVGRNPVGQAGEQQAQLLAVDDPGRSISKTHLHLLTDGAGIWVTDRQSTNGSAVTTPDGLRTPLVPGVPTFVTPGSSVHFGDRTFYLGQA from the coding sequence ATGGCAGTGAACCTTCAGCTTGTTCCGGCTGCGGCAGGCAAGCGGCTTGGCGCTGCCGTCATTGATTGGCTGCCTGGGGTGGCGGTGCTGGTGGTGACGTTTGCCATCGGATTCGCCGGGATTACCCGCACCAGAAGCGGTGGCTTCATTGTCTATGACACGTCCTCTCTGGTGCTCTTTGGCGGCATCGGCCTTGGCCTGACCCTGGGTTACCTCTTCGTTGTGCTCGGGCTGGAAGCACGCACCGGCAAAACGCCCGGGAACCTGCTGATGGGCATCCGCAGCGCGGACCAGGACGGTTACGCTCCCGGCGCCGGCGCCGTGTTCCTGCGTGGCCTCATCACCGGAGCAGGCATCCTGTTGGCCGTGCTGGCCGCCGTGCTGGTGGTGGTCTTCAAGTGGTTTGACGCCGCCGTGCCCATCCTTGGCCCGCTGCTCCTGGTGGGTGGCGCGTGGGCCGTGCTGGTGGTGGTTTCCAGCCGGTGGGACAGGGACGGCGGACTGCGGGGCTGGAATGACACCGCCGCCAAGACCCTGGTGTTCGATGTCAAGGCGGGCCGCGACCCCATCACCACCGGCGGCATCCAAGGGCCCTACAGCTTCGCGCCCCTGGACCTGCCGCCCGTGCAGCAGGTCCTGTCGCCGATGGCCGGCGCCAACGTGGCCCAAACTCCCGTACACCCAGCCCCCGGACACCCAGCCCCCGGACACCCAGCCCCCGTACACGCAGCCCCTGTACACCCAGCCCCTCATGCCCCTCTGCAAACCCCTGCGGCGCAACCTCCGGCTCCGGCACCCCAGGCACCTTCGCCGTCGGCCGCCCTGCCGTCGCAGACCTTGCCCTACAGCCCACCTGCCTCCTTCGCGCCGCCGCCCGCCGCCGGCCACCGGATGCCCCCGCCGCATGTGGACGACGACGTCGAACGCACCCAGGTGCGGCCCGGAACCGGCGGCCCCGCCCCTGTGGCTGTCCTCCGTATCCGCCTGGACGACGGCCGCGACTTCCAGCTGGACCGCAGCGTCCTGGTGGGCCGGAACCCGGTGGGGCAGGCCGGGGAACAGCAGGCCCAGCTGTTGGCTGTGGATGACCCCGGCCGTTCGATCTCCAAGACGCACCTGCACCTGCTCACCGACGGCGCGGGCATCTGGGTGACGGACCGCCAGTCAACCAATGGAAGCGCCGTCACCACCCCGGACGGCCTGCGCACCCCCTTGGTGCCGGGCGTCCCCACGTTTGTTACCCCGGGATCCAGCGTGCACTTTGGAGACCGTACCTTTTACCTAGGACAGGCATGA
- a CDS encoding protein phosphatase 2C domain-containing protein, with product MNQHPASVSTIQPGPGLSLSYGYGTDRGLRRELNEDSYIAADPVFAVADGMGGHEAGEIASGLCVRALAGIPQVATGERSITAAVLQQYLVRADNSIREATGARAGTTLTGAVVVEQMGMPYWLVVNIGDSRTYRLSQGRFEQISVDHSEVQELVDAGEITAQEATVHPRRHVVTRALGTGDETEADYWLLPVEEGDRVLVCSDGLTGELADDDILRILSSVADPQEAVDALIQAALRSGGRDNVTAIVVDARNVSNDDGAGTTAPRLTSADGDEVTLPRPQASEAVTQPLPAPVEETADHNGEPDDDRR from the coding sequence ATGAACCAGCACCCCGCCAGTGTTTCCACCATCCAGCCGGGGCCGGGACTCAGCCTCAGCTACGGCTACGGAACGGACAGGGGACTCCGCCGGGAGTTGAACGAGGATTCGTATATCGCCGCCGATCCCGTCTTCGCCGTCGCTGACGGCATGGGCGGCCATGAAGCCGGCGAAATCGCCAGCGGCCTGTGCGTGCGGGCCCTGGCCGGGATTCCCCAGGTGGCCACGGGGGAGCGGAGCATCACCGCTGCCGTCCTGCAGCAGTACCTGGTGCGTGCGGACAACTCGATCCGTGAGGCCACCGGAGCCCGTGCCGGCACCACCCTTACCGGTGCTGTCGTGGTGGAACAGATGGGCATGCCGTACTGGCTGGTGGTGAACATCGGCGATTCCCGCACGTACCGGCTCAGCCAGGGACGGTTCGAGCAGATCAGCGTCGACCACTCGGAGGTCCAGGAACTCGTGGACGCGGGCGAAATCACCGCCCAGGAGGCCACCGTGCACCCGCGGCGGCACGTGGTCACCCGGGCCCTGGGCACGGGCGACGAGACGGAAGCGGACTACTGGCTCCTTCCCGTGGAGGAAGGCGACCGCGTCCTGGTCTGCTCCGACGGCCTGACGGGGGAACTGGCAGACGATGACATCCTCCGGATCCTCAGCAGCGTGGCGGATCCGCAGGAGGCGGTGGACGCCCTGATCCAGGCCGCCCTGCGCAGCGGCGGCCGGGACAACGTCACGGCCATCGTGGTGGATGCCAGGAACGTTTCGAACGACGACGGCGCTGGCACCACCGCGCCCCGCCTCACCTCCGCTGACGGGGACGAAGTGACCCTGCCGCGGCCGCAGGCATCCGAAGCCGTGACGCAGCCCCTGCCCGCACCGGTGGAGGAGACCGCGGACCACAACGGGGAGCCGGACGATGACCGCCGCTAG
- a CDS encoding FHA domain-containing protein: MTAASYIPGTWLGIVRSRTAVLLGPGSPAELAGALWELLGGRPEPHEILAAVTSTSGGSLTRIPSFGILDFNGSLRVFLRGDIDLTVEQPGGAVDLDGRDVTTWNERKFVVPGTCRVAIAAGTTGTAGLATEQPELPLGEGVVLLQSLTLGARSGPAAVDAPAAADAVAPAENSGSDEASAAPAGQAPADLREPDVPDEAEDLPETTLLPGHAASAETVLGVIEEDVDERPADGVVDPAEAAHAHAREAHDPDATIAPDFIIGAGGERGAFGEPGIDGERGAEGEAVGNASGEPAPIEVPETGSAGVAPTGAGAGPAAEMTTSYDHLWDRTVMRHIEDAAVREDPDDDSGQVSPQQRPALPAAEPLPALRSPEDPAPDVPAAGPGTATETDSRHQPTPGAGLGVGSSAGTTGEPSGRPRPASAGVLIDSVPWRTGGATPAHDAPGFTPPPNHGTPLAPPASGAPAPVVPAPAVSGTGTGFDPDHDGQTVMKSSLPGTASGPATNAPAVQQDPANGQMVLARVCAQGHANPPTRALCSACGAALLPDAVQVARPRLGRMRLSTGELLDLDQSMVIGRQPSVSRVQGGVMPRLVQVASPGGDISRSHVEVRLEGWHVMLCDLKATNGTVLVREGQPPRRLAQNEMAILLDGDIAELGDNISLRFEEIP, encoded by the coding sequence ATGACCGCCGCTAGCTACATCCCCGGCACCTGGCTGGGCATTGTCAGGTCCCGCACCGCAGTCCTCCTGGGCCCCGGGTCGCCCGCGGAACTCGCAGGCGCATTGTGGGAACTCCTGGGCGGCCGGCCTGAGCCGCACGAGATCCTCGCCGCCGTGACCAGCACTTCCGGCGGATCCCTCACCCGCATCCCATCCTTCGGCATCCTGGATTTCAACGGATCCCTGCGGGTTTTCCTGCGGGGCGACATCGACCTCACCGTCGAACAGCCCGGGGGAGCCGTGGACCTCGACGGCCGGGACGTGACCACCTGGAACGAACGCAAATTCGTGGTCCCCGGCACGTGCCGGGTGGCGATTGCGGCTGGGACCACCGGTACCGCCGGGCTCGCCACCGAACAACCCGAGCTGCCGCTCGGTGAGGGCGTGGTGCTGCTGCAGTCCCTGACCCTGGGCGCACGCTCCGGCCCGGCTGCGGTCGATGCTCCGGCCGCAGCGGATGCTGTTGCACCGGCGGAAAATTCCGGCAGCGACGAGGCTTCTGCTGCTCCCGCCGGCCAGGCCCCGGCTGACCTGCGGGAGCCGGACGTTCCGGACGAGGCGGAAGACCTGCCCGAAACCACGCTCCTGCCCGGGCATGCAGCCTCGGCCGAAACGGTGCTGGGGGTCATCGAAGAGGACGTTGATGAACGCCCGGCCGACGGGGTGGTCGATCCAGCGGAAGCCGCACACGCCCATGCCCGGGAAGCCCATGACCCCGATGCCACTATTGCCCCGGATTTCATTATTGGTGCCGGCGGGGAGCGCGGTGCCTTCGGCGAGCCTGGCATCGACGGGGAGCGCGGCGCTGAGGGAGAAGCTGTGGGGAATGCTTCAGGTGAGCCCGCCCCAATTGAGGTGCCGGAGACAGGCTCCGCCGGCGTAGCCCCCACCGGAGCCGGCGCCGGTCCCGCAGCGGAGATGACGACGTCCTATGACCATCTCTGGGACCGCACCGTCATGCGGCACATCGAAGACGCTGCCGTGCGTGAGGACCCTGACGACGATTCCGGCCAGGTGTCCCCGCAGCAGCGCCCGGCCCTGCCGGCAGCCGAACCCCTGCCCGCCCTCCGCAGCCCGGAGGACCCGGCCCCGGATGTGCCGGCAGCCGGTCCCGGGACTGCGACAGAGACCGACAGCCGCCATCAACCCACACCTGGCGCCGGACTTGGAGTTGGATCCAGTGCCGGTACAACTGGAGAGCCCTCCGGCCGGCCCCGTCCTGCCTCCGCCGGCGTCCTCATCGACTCCGTCCCGTGGCGCACGGGGGGAGCTACGCCGGCCCACGACGCCCCTGGCTTCACCCCGCCGCCAAACCACGGCACGCCACTGGCTCCACCGGCATCCGGGGCACCTGCGCCCGTCGTACCGGCGCCTGCTGTATCCGGCACCGGCACCGGCTTCGACCCCGACCACGATGGCCAGACAGTGATGAAAAGCAGCCTGCCGGGAACCGCGTCCGGTCCGGCAACAAACGCGCCGGCCGTCCAGCAGGACCCCGCCAATGGACAAATGGTGCTGGCCCGCGTCTGTGCCCAGGGCCACGCCAACCCACCCACACGTGCCCTCTGCAGCGCCTGCGGGGCTGCCCTGCTGCCGGATGCCGTGCAGGTGGCCCGTCCCAGGCTGGGCCGGATGCGCCTGTCCACCGGCGAACTGCTGGACCTCGACCAGTCGATGGTCATCGGCAGGCAGCCGTCAGTGTCCCGGGTGCAGGGCGGCGTGATGCCGCGGCTCGTCCAGGTGGCAAGCCCCGGCGGCGACATTTCCCGGTCCCACGTCGAGGTGCGGCTTGAGGGCTGGCACGTGATGCTCTGCGACCTCAAGGCCACCAACGGCACTGTCCTGGTCCGCGAAGGCCAACCGCCGCGCCGCCTGGCCCAGAACGAGATGGCCATCCTGCTCGACGGCGACATCGCGGAGCTGGGCGACAACATCTCACTGCGTTTTGAGGAGATTCCTTGA
- a CDS encoding serine/threonine-protein kinase: protein MSSKRPVAPPPRIQGFTYISLLGSGGFSDVYLYEQDRPRRKVAVKVLLSDLKTEGARRRFESEANLMAQLSSHPYIVTIFEAEVTDDGHSYLAMEYCSRPSLDVRYRRQRFSVDEVLAVGIQVASAVETAHRAGIAHRDIKPANILVTDYNRPALTDFGISGTLAGDSDDDSGMSIPWSPPEQFRDGGVDGVMVDVWALGATLYTLLAGRSPFVMPGADNSQRELINRISNMALPRLGRADVPESLELALATAMAKSPQSRYSSAHAFALALQRIQAELNLSVTPFEVLEEPQQEEGHPDDGTEETRVRSIAAIDPERTGSAPTFPARTRPNPTGTGTDATGPGGGALPPSHFAPASPSQWQPAPAVPQIPARTTWAAATGAAAPAAATDDGAGQGEWAQSTVLRGSTGTANYGAPVTGTGGTQDTGYTVDATVQRAVKADEPQAVPKADHGKRNLWLAIAGGTLLVLAAVVGIVVANTATGTPKAVETQQASKPPADALDSGTVPDVEGLAGTVDTNGEASFYWNNPEPKPGDTYKWRVYTIGGGGDYQSIAQAPVRLRPNPSGQTCIQVMIVRSDGAFSPLGSGSIACTGQ, encoded by the coding sequence TTGAGTTCCAAACGGCCCGTTGCGCCGCCGCCCCGCATCCAGGGCTTCACCTACATCAGCCTGCTCGGCTCCGGCGGGTTTTCCGACGTCTACCTGTACGAACAGGACAGGCCGCGCCGGAAAGTCGCCGTCAAGGTGCTGCTCTCGGACCTCAAGACCGAGGGCGCGCGGCGGCGGTTCGAGTCCGAGGCCAACCTCATGGCCCAGCTGTCCTCGCACCCATACATCGTCACCATTTTCGAAGCGGAAGTCACCGATGACGGGCACTCCTACCTGGCCATGGAGTACTGCTCCCGGCCCAGCCTGGACGTGCGTTACCGGCGGCAGCGCTTCAGCGTTGACGAGGTCCTGGCGGTCGGCATCCAGGTGGCCTCCGCCGTCGAAACCGCCCACCGCGCCGGCATCGCCCACCGCGACATCAAGCCCGCCAACATCCTGGTGACGGACTACAACCGTCCTGCCCTCACCGACTTCGGCATCTCCGGCACCCTGGCCGGGGATTCTGATGACGATTCGGGCATGTCCATTCCCTGGTCCCCGCCCGAACAGTTCCGGGACGGCGGCGTTGACGGCGTCATGGTGGACGTGTGGGCCCTCGGCGCCACGCTGTACACCCTGCTGGCCGGACGTTCACCCTTCGTGATGCCGGGCGCGGACAACTCGCAGCGCGAACTGATCAACCGGATCAGCAACATGGCGCTGCCGCGGCTGGGCCGTGCCGATGTGCCGGAATCACTGGAACTGGCCCTGGCAACCGCCATGGCCAAATCGCCCCAGTCCCGGTACTCCTCGGCCCACGCCTTCGCCCTGGCCCTGCAGCGCATCCAGGCCGAGCTCAACCTTTCCGTCACGCCTTTCGAGGTCCTGGAGGAGCCGCAGCAGGAGGAGGGCCACCCGGACGACGGCACCGAGGAGACGCGCGTCCGCAGCATTGCTGCCATCGATCCGGAGCGGACCGGCAGCGCACCCACGTTCCCTGCCCGCACCCGCCCCAACCCGACCGGCACCGGGACTGACGCGACGGGGCCCGGGGGCGGCGCCCTCCCGCCGTCGCACTTTGCTCCCGCCAGCCCCAGCCAATGGCAGCCTGCCCCGGCAGTGCCGCAGATTCCGGCCCGCACCACGTGGGCGGCGGCCACCGGGGCGGCTGCTCCGGCGGCAGCCACGGACGACGGCGCCGGCCAGGGGGAGTGGGCGCAGTCCACCGTCCTGCGTGGCAGCACAGGGACGGCCAACTACGGTGCACCCGTCACGGGCACAGGAGGAACGCAGGACACGGGCTACACCGTGGACGCAACAGTCCAGCGGGCGGTGAAGGCGGACGAGCCGCAAGCGGTTCCGAAGGCCGACCACGGCAAACGCAACCTCTGGCTCGCAATCGCCGGCGGCACCCTCCTGGTATTGGCGGCTGTGGTGGGCATCGTGGTGGCCAACACGGCGACAGGCACCCCCAAGGCGGTGGAAACCCAGCAGGCCAGCAAACCCCCTGCGGACGCCCTGGACAGTGGCACCGTGCCCGATGTCGAAGGCCTGGCCGGAACGGTCGACACCAACGGCGAGGCATCCTTCTACTGGAACAACCCCGAGCCCAAGCCGGGCGATACCTACAAATGGAGGGTCTATACCATCGGTGGGGGCGGCGACTACCAATCCATCGCGCAGGCGCCCGTCCGGCTCAGGCCCAACCCGTCGGGGCAAACCTGCATCCAGGTCATGATCGTCCGCTCGGACGGTGCGTTCTCACCGCTGGGGTCCGGTTCCATCGCCTGCACCGGCCAATGA